Proteins co-encoded in one Spirosoma endbachense genomic window:
- a CDS encoding GNAT family N-acetyltransferase, whose translation MTITTVQSEADVQGILALQQANLRKNVSVEVQVDQGFVTVEHDPAILSRMNLAAPSIIAKDGETVVGYALTMLPEFGADVPELLPLFGLIDTLQYDGKPLRDHAWYVMGQVCVAEGYRGQRIFDRMFQHHRDVYSDRYQVLITDISANNIRSLRAHARVGFETLHEFYDPAIGETWVIVLWDFQK comes from the coding sequence ATGACCATCACCACCGTCCAGTCTGAAGCTGATGTGCAGGGAATTCTGGCACTGCAACAGGCAAACCTCCGCAAAAATGTATCCGTCGAGGTGCAGGTCGATCAGGGATTCGTAACGGTCGAGCATGACCCCGCCATTCTGAGTCGCATGAATCTGGCGGCTCCAAGTATTATTGCCAAAGATGGCGAAACGGTAGTCGGTTACGCCCTGACGATGCTGCCTGAATTTGGAGCCGATGTTCCGGAATTATTACCTCTTTTCGGATTGATCGACACACTACAATACGACGGCAAACCCCTACGCGACCATGCCTGGTATGTAATGGGTCAGGTTTGTGTGGCGGAGGGTTATCGGGGACAACGGATATTCGACCGGATGTTTCAGCACCACCGCGATGTCTATAGCGATCGCTATCAGGTATTAATAACCGATATTTCAGCCAACAATATCCGCTCCCTTCGCGCCCATGCTCGCGTTGGCTTCGAAACACTACACGAATTCTACGATCCAGCCATTGGCGAAACCTGGGTGATTGTCTTGTGGGACTTCCAGAAGTGA